The Prionailurus viverrinus isolate Anna unplaced genomic scaffold, UM_Priviv_1.0 scaffold_35, whole genome shotgun sequence genome window below encodes:
- the SCRN2 gene encoding secernin-2 encodes MASWSSDTPCSCDCFVSVPPASAIPAVIFAKNSDRPRDEVQEVVFVPAGTHAPGSRLQCTYIEVEQVSRTHAVILSRPSWLWGAEMGANEHGVCIGNEAVWTKEPVGEGEALLGMDLLRLALERSSSALEALRVITDLLARYGQGGSCREDPTLFCYHNTFLLADRTEAWVLETAGRLWAAQRIQEGARNISNQLSVGTDISAEHADLRTHALAQGWWDGQSTFDFAQVFSLTQQPVRMEAAKARFRAGQQLLQQQQGGITAEVMMGILRNKESGICMDSGGFRTTASMVSILPRDPTQPCVHFLTATPDPSRSVFKPFIFGAGAAQAPQVLSPTFGARDPVRTQPRFQTQVDRRHTLYLRHQVALGLIESEQDRGQQLRQKQRDLEQEGLEAARRLLAGEQVPPPQELGSLFQAFVERESRVYA; translated from the exons atGGCTTCGTGGAGCTCTGACACCCCGTGTTCCTGCGATTGCTTTGTTTCCGTGCCCCCGGCCTCGGCCATCCCAGCTGTGATCTTTGCCAAGAATTCCGACCGACCGCGGGACGAGGTGCAGGAGGTGGTGTTTGTGCCGGCAGGCACTCATGCCCCTGGCAGCCGGCTCCAG TGCACCTACATTGAGGTGGAACAGGTGTCAAGGACTCACGCTGTAATCCTGAGCCGCCCTTCTTGGCTGTGGGGGGCTGAGATGGGCGCCAATGAGCATGGTGTCTGCATTGGCAATGAGGCAGTGTGGACCAAGGAGCCAGTTGGAGAGGGGGAAGCCCTACTAGGCATGGACCTACTCAG GCTGGCTTTGGAACGGAGCAGCTCTGCCCTGGAGGCCTTGCGTGTGATCACAGACTTGCTGGCGCGCTACGGGCAAGGGGGCAGCTGCCGGGAGGACCCCACACTGTTCTGCTACCACAACACATTCCTGCTGGCTGACCGGACTGAGGCGTGGGTGCTAGAGACGGCAGGGAGGCTGTGGGCGGCACAGAGGATCCAGG AAGGGGCCCGTAACATCTCCAACCAGTTGAGCGTAGGCACGGACATCTCGGCCGAGCACGCAGACCTTCGGACCCATGCCCTGGCCCAGGGCTGGTGGGATGGGCAGAGCACTTTTGACTTCGCTCAGGTCTTCTCCCTGACCCAGCAGCCTGTGCGCATGGAGGCTGCCAAAGCCCGCTTCCGGGCCGGGCAACAGCTTCTGCAGCAGCAACAAG GGGGCATCACGGCAGAGGTGATGATGGGCATCCTCAGGAACAAGGAGAGCGGCATCTGTATGGACTCTGGAGGCTTTCGCACCACGGCCAGCATGGTGTCCATCCTGCCCCGGGATCCCACACAGCCCTGCGTCCACTTCCTCACCGCTACTCCAGACCCATCCAG GTCAGTGTTCAAACCTTTCATCTTCGGGGCGGGGGCGGCCCAGGCCCCCCAGGTGCTGTCCCCCACTTTTGGAGCACGGGACCCTGTTCGGACTCAGCCCCGATTCCAGACTCAGGTGGATCGCCGGCACACCCTCTACCTCCGGCACCAGGTGGCCCTGGGGctgatagagagtgagcag GATCGGGGGCAGCAGCTCCGGCAGAAGCAGCGGGATCTGGAGCAGGAGGGCCTGGAGGCTGCGCGGCGGCTGCTGGCCGGGGAGCAGGTGCCACCCCCACAGGAGCTGGGCAGCCTCTTCCAGGCCTTTGTGGAAAGGGAGAGCCGGGTGTATGCCTGA